A window of the Janthinobacterium agaricidamnosum NBRC 102515 = DSM 9628 genome harbors these coding sequences:
- a CDS encoding carbohydrate kinase family protein, translating to MNKTSLICGSLATDTIMQFPGRFGESLLADQLHKVNVSFLVPTMRTEFGGCSGNIAYTLKMLGGDPRIVGVMGQDSAAYLERLEKLGISTKNILIKPEAYNAQCFVTADVDNNQINAFHPGAMSFAHENNIADAGPARVAIISPDGDQGMLKHAQDLAELGIPFMFDPGQQLPRFNGEQLIDFINKATYVSANDYEIEMLMERTGLTLPEIASRLEALIVTRGEQGSEIYTGGKRIDIPAVKASEVLDPTGCGDAYRAGLLFGITNGLNWETTGRLASLIGAIKIATQGAQNHVFTPASIADQFEAAFGYRF from the coding sequence ATGAACAAAACTTCCCTGATTTGCGGTTCGCTGGCAACCGACACCATCATGCAATTTCCTGGCCGTTTCGGCGAATCGCTGCTGGCCGATCAATTGCACAAAGTGAACGTCTCGTTCCTGGTGCCGACCATGCGCACCGAATTCGGCGGTTGCTCGGGCAATATCGCCTACACCCTGAAAATGCTGGGCGGCGATCCGCGCATCGTCGGCGTCATGGGCCAGGACAGCGCAGCCTACCTGGAACGCCTGGAAAAACTGGGCATCTCGACCAAGAATATCCTGATCAAGCCGGAAGCGTATAACGCGCAATGCTTCGTCACCGCCGATGTCGACAATAACCAGATCAACGCCTTCCATCCCGGCGCCATGTCGTTCGCGCATGAAAACAATATCGCCGACGCCGGCCCGGCCCGGGTCGCCATCATTTCGCCGGACGGCGACCAGGGCATGCTCAAGCACGCCCAAGACCTGGCCGAACTGGGCATTCCCTTCATGTTCGATCCGGGCCAGCAATTGCCGAGGTTCAATGGCGAGCAATTGATCGACTTCATCAACAAGGCAACCTACGTCAGCGCCAACGATTATGAAATCGAAATGTTGATGGAACGTACAGGTTTGACCTTGCCGGAAATCGCCAGCCGCCTGGAAGCGCTGATCGTCACGCGCGGCGAACAAGGTTCGGAAATCTACACCGGCGGCAAACGCATCGATATTCCTGCCGTCAAGGCGAGCGAAGTGCTGGACCCGACCGGTTGCGGCGACGCCTACCGCGCTGGCCTGCTGTTCGGTATCACCAACGGCCTGAACTGGGAGACCACCGGCCGCCTGGCCAGCCTGATCGGCGCCATCAAGATCGCCACCCAAGGCGCGCAAAACCATGTGTTTACGCCAGCAAGCATCGCCGACCAGTTTGAAGCGGCATTCGGCTATCGCTTCTGA
- a CDS encoding DUF3426 domain-containing protein produces MALATKCPHCNTIFRVAADQLKLRGGIVRCGSCKEVFDGNAALVDPLVAAPSAAPPVMPAEPAQAAETVTPSYTEILPAFAEIAEEPAYTLDFDTSYDPFGILPELAQAQPEQAPEQDLALDTNVAPQPAPEPTPAPAPPVTPKVWTRRVPEPEAPAFVTYLREEKHEPALPPPPPVEAEEQLVASALPDQEPLEESVDEPIEETREAALPAITMDEGRQEPGFATGPASAISTEAAAEDEPGFVRQGRRRERTGKALRILMGIGSLVLLILLLVQAVATFRNVLAAKIPELKPTLETVCAMAGCTVDLPAQIEWLTIEQGELQTMAEHTFSYATVLRNQGRGVQSWPSIELILNDSNDKPVLRRVIAPREYLPAQTDLSKGFAPRTEQAVKIYFELAQLKASGYHIALFYP; encoded by the coding sequence ATGGCCCTCGCCACCAAATGCCCCCATTGCAACACCATCTTTCGGGTCGCTGCTGACCAGTTGAAGTTGCGTGGGGGCATAGTACGTTGTGGCTCCTGCAAAGAAGTATTCGACGGCAATGCCGCGCTGGTCGACCCGCTGGTCGCCGCGCCGTCCGCTGCCCCTCCGGTGATGCCTGCCGAGCCGGCTCAGGCTGCCGAAACAGTTACTCCCTCGTACACCGAGATCCTGCCCGCCTTCGCTGAAATTGCCGAAGAACCGGCCTATACACTCGATTTCGACACATCCTACGATCCGTTTGGCATCTTGCCCGAGCTTGCCCAGGCCCAGCCCGAGCAGGCCCCGGAACAAGACTTGGCGCTGGATACCAACGTGGCGCCGCAGCCGGCCCCCGAGCCAACCCCGGCGCCGGCACCGCCGGTCACGCCCAAAGTGTGGACCCGCCGCGTCCCGGAACCGGAGGCGCCGGCGTTCGTCACCTATCTGCGCGAAGAAAAGCATGAACCGGCCTTGCCGCCGCCACCTCCGGTGGAAGCGGAAGAGCAGCTGGTCGCCAGCGCGCTGCCGGACCAGGAGCCGCTGGAAGAATCCGTCGACGAACCGATTGAAGAAACGCGTGAAGCAGCACTCCCGGCGATCACCATGGATGAAGGCCGGCAAGAGCCAGGTTTTGCGACCGGCCCGGCATCTGCGATCAGCACCGAGGCAGCGGCCGAAGACGAGCCCGGTTTCGTGCGCCAGGGCCGCCGCCGCGAACGCACCGGCAAGGCGCTGCGCATCCTGATGGGCATCGGCTCGCTGGTGTTGCTGATACTGTTGCTGGTCCAGGCCGTGGCGACGTTCCGCAATGTGCTGGCGGCCAAGATTCCTGAGCTGAAACCGACGCTGGAAACCGTGTGCGCCATGGCCGGCTGTACAGTCGACTTGCCGGCCCAGATCGAATGGCTGACGATCGAACAGGGCGAATTGCAAACCATGGCGGAGCATACCTTCTCTTACGCCACCGTGCTGCGCAACCAGGGCCGTGGTGTGCAATCGTGGCCCAGCATCGAATTGATCCTGAACGATAGCAATGACAAGCCGGTATTGCGCCGTGTCATAGCGCCGCGCGAATACTTGCCGGCGCAAACGGATTTGAGTAAAGGTTTTGCCCCACGGACAGAACAAGCCGTTAAAATCTATTTTGAATTAGCCCAGCTCAAAGCATCTGGCTACCATATCGCTCTTTTTTACCCCTGA
- the prmA gene encoding 50S ribosomal protein L11 methyltransferase yields the protein MSWTEIVIEIARDHAEALSDALMEAGALSVSVEDADEGTAAEQPLFGEPGMEPKEAAWERSRVVALTDLDADQAAIVAAAAAEIGLASVPSFTLRPVGDQDWVRLTQSQFEPMHIGKNIWVVPSWHEAPDPSGLILELDPGLAFGTGSHPTTRLCMEWLEAHPAPGKSVLDYGCGSGILAMVAKKLDAAAVVGVDIDPQAIESANDNAQRNNCDIAYFLPDTFAQSAHAAQKFDVVVANILSGPLKLMAPMLSGRVAPDGALILSGVLAPQAQDVIEAYAPFIQLGVWAEQDGWVALHGRLGQTAAPPARTASA from the coding sequence ATGAGCTGGACTGAAATCGTCATCGAAATCGCACGCGACCACGCCGAGGCCCTGTCCGACGCGTTGATGGAAGCCGGTGCGCTGTCGGTGTCGGTGGAAGACGCCGATGAAGGCACCGCGGCCGAGCAGCCGCTGTTCGGCGAGCCGGGCATGGAACCGAAGGAAGCGGCGTGGGAACGCAGCCGGGTGGTCGCGCTGACCGATCTCGATGCCGACCAGGCCGCGATCGTCGCGGCGGCCGCCGCCGAGATTGGCCTGGCCAGCGTGCCAAGCTTCACCTTGCGTCCGGTCGGCGACCAGGACTGGGTGCGTTTGACCCAGTCGCAATTCGAGCCTATGCATATCGGCAAGAATATCTGGGTCGTGCCGAGCTGGCATGAAGCGCCGGACCCGTCCGGCCTGATCCTGGAACTGGACCCGGGCCTGGCGTTCGGTACCGGCAGCCATCCCACCACCCGTTTGTGCATGGAATGGCTGGAAGCCCATCCGGCGCCCGGCAAGTCCGTGCTCGATTATGGTTGCGGTTCCGGCATCCTGGCGATGGTCGCCAAGAAGCTGGACGCGGCGGCTGTGGTGGGCGTCGATATCGATCCGCAAGCGATCGAGTCGGCCAACGACAATGCGCAGCGCAACAACTGCGACATCGCCTACTTCTTGCCGGATACGTTCGCCCAGTCGGCCCACGCTGCGCAAAAGTTCGATGTCGTGGTCGCCAACATCTTGTCGGGTCCGTTGAAATTGATGGCGCCGATGCTGTCCGGCCGGGTAGCCCCGGACGGCGCGCTGATTCTGTCCGGCGTGCTGGCGCCGCAAGCGCAAGACGTGATTGAAGCTTACGCACCCTTCATCCAGTTGGGTGTGTGGGCCGAGCAAGATGGCTGGGTCGCCCTGCATGGCCGCCTGGGTCAGACGGCCGCGCCGCCCGCCCGCACGGCAAGCGCTTAA
- the accC gene encoding acetyl-CoA carboxylase biotin carboxylase subunit, which translates to MFEKILIANRGEIALRIQRACREMGIKTVVVHSEADKDAKYVKLADESVCIGPAPSSLSYLNMPAIISAAEVTDAQAIHPGYGFLSENADFAERVEKSGFVFIGPRSESIRLMGDKVSAKQTMIKAGVPCVPGSDGALPDDPKTIVQIARKIGYPVIIKAAGGGGGRGMRVVHTEAALINAVAMTKTEAGSAFGNPEVYMEKYLENPRHVEIQILADEHKNAVWLGERDCSMQRRHQKVIEEAPAPGIPRKLIEKIGDRCAEACRKIGYRGAGTFEFLYENGEFYFIEMNTRVQVEHPVTEMITGIDIVQEQIRIAAGEKLRFRQRDVLLSGHAVECRINAEDPFKFTPSPGKIVSWHVPGGPGIRVDSHAYAGYYVPPHYDSMIGKVIAYGATREQAIRRMQIALSEMVVEGISTNIALHRELMIDARFIEGGTNIHYLEQKLADMPDLSKNLSKGGTPSIANKSEIKAEA; encoded by the coding sequence ATGTTTGAAAAAATCCTGATTGCCAACCGTGGTGAAATTGCCCTCCGTATTCAGCGCGCCTGCCGCGAAATGGGCATTAAAACGGTTGTGGTCCACTCCGAAGCCGACAAAGACGCAAAATACGTCAAGCTGGCCGACGAATCCGTCTGCATCGGACCGGCCCCTTCATCGTTGAGCTACCTGAACATGCCGGCCATCATCAGCGCGGCTGAAGTGACGGATGCGCAAGCGATCCACCCGGGTTACGGCTTCTTGTCGGAAAACGCCGATTTCGCCGAACGGGTTGAAAAATCCGGCTTCGTGTTCATCGGCCCGCGTTCCGAATCGATCCGCTTGATGGGCGATAAAGTATCGGCCAAGCAAACCATGATCAAGGCCGGCGTGCCTTGCGTGCCGGGCTCCGATGGCGCATTGCCCGACGATCCAAAGACGATCGTGCAAATTGCGCGCAAGATCGGCTATCCGGTCATCATCAAGGCGGCCGGCGGCGGCGGCGGCCGCGGCATGCGCGTGGTGCATACCGAAGCAGCTCTGATCAACGCCGTGGCGATGACCAAGACTGAAGCCGGCTCCGCTTTCGGCAATCCGGAAGTCTATATGGAGAAGTACCTGGAAAATCCGCGCCACGTGGAAATCCAGATCCTGGCCGATGAACACAAAAACGCCGTCTGGCTCGGCGAGCGCGATTGCTCGATGCAGCGCCGCCACCAGAAAGTGATCGAAGAAGCGCCGGCGCCGGGCATTCCGCGCAAGCTGATCGAAAAAATCGGCGACCGTTGCGCAGAAGCTTGCCGCAAGATCGGCTACCGTGGCGCGGGCACCTTCGAATTCCTGTACGAAAACGGCGAGTTTTATTTCATTGAAATGAATACTCGCGTGCAAGTTGAACATCCGGTCACCGAAATGATCACCGGCATCGACATCGTGCAAGAGCAGATCCGCATCGCCGCCGGCGAAAAACTGCGTTTCCGCCAACGCGATGTATTGCTGTCGGGCCATGCCGTCGAGTGCCGCATCAATGCCGAAGACCCGTTCAAGTTTACGCCGTCGCCAGGCAAGATCGTTTCCTGGCACGTGCCGGGCGGTCCTGGCATCCGCGTCGATTCGCACGCTTACGCCGGTTATTATGTGCCGCCGCATTACGATTCGATGATCGGCAAGGTCATCGCCTATGGCGCGACCCGTGAACAGGCGATCCGCCGCATGCAGATCGCCTTGTCGGAAATGGTGGTCGAAGGTATTTCCACCAATATCGCGCTGCACCGCGAATTGATGATCGATGCGCGCTTTATCGAAGGCGGCACCAATATTCATTACTTGGAGCAAAAGCTGGCGGACATGCCGGATTTGAGCAAGAATCTGAGTAAAGGCGGCACCCCGAGCATCGCCAACAAATCCGAAATCAAGGCGGAAGCATGA
- the accB gene encoding acetyl-CoA carboxylase biotin carboxyl carrier protein has protein sequence MDLRKLKTLIDLVAESDIAELEVTEGESKVRIVKSSAMPQNQMVMMQPQGMPTHYQPAAAPVAAAPAAATAVVAAEPTGYVVKSPMVGTFYRSSAPGSAAFVEVGATVKEGDTLCIIEAMKLLNEIDSDKAGVVTQILVENGQPVEFGQPLFVIG, from the coding sequence ATGGATCTACGAAAACTCAAGACTTTGATCGACTTGGTCGCCGAATCGGATATCGCAGAGCTGGAAGTGACCGAGGGCGAAAGCAAGGTTCGTATCGTCAAGTCGTCGGCGATGCCGCAAAACCAGATGGTCATGATGCAGCCGCAAGGCATGCCAACCCACTACCAGCCAGCCGCAGCGCCAGTCGCCGCCGCGCCGGCCGCCGCAACCGCAGTAGTTGCCGCCGAGCCTACTGGCTATGTAGTCAAATCGCCGATGGTCGGCACTTTCTACCGTTCGTCCGCTCCAGGCAGCGCCGCGTTCGTCGAAGTGGGCGCCACCGTCAAGGAAGGCGATACCCTGTGCATCATCGAAGCGATGAAGCTGTTGAATGAAATCGACTCGGACAAAGCCGGCGTCGTGACCCAGATCCTGGTCGAGAACGGCCAACCGGTCGAATTCGGTCAACCCCTGTTTGTGATCGGCTAA
- the aroQ gene encoding type II 3-dehydroquinate dehydratase, with translation MAKNLLLLNGPNLNLLGTREPEVYGASTLADIEQAAMAQALAAGASLVCFQSNHEGALIDRIHAARTEGIDAIVINPGGLTHTSVALRDALAGVAIPFVEVHISNIYQRETFRHHSFLSAIAQGTICGLGIDGYRFAIDFALKTR, from the coding sequence ATGGCAAAAAACCTCCTTCTGCTCAATGGCCCCAATCTGAATTTGCTGGGGACGCGCGAGCCTGAGGTCTACGGCGCCAGCACCTTGGCCGATATCGAGCAAGCCGCCATGGCGCAAGCGCTGGCGGCCGGCGCCAGCCTGGTGTGCTTTCAAAGCAACCATGAAGGCGCGCTGATCGATCGCATCCATGCCGCGCGCACAGAAGGAATTGACGCCATCGTGATCAATCCGGGTGGGCTGACGCATACCAGCGTGGCTTTGCGCGACGCCTTGGCCGGGGTGGCGATTCCGTTCGTGGAAGTCCATATTTCGAATATTTATCAGCGCGAAACGTTTCGACATCATTCTTTTCTCAGCGCGATCGCGCAGGGCACGATCTGCGGGCTCGGCATCGATGGATATCGCTTTGCCATCGACTTTGCGCTTAAAACACGTTAA
- a CDS encoding TlpA family protein disulfide reductase translates to MKKNNLIAYAAIAIVFAGIGAYISHKNQPEAAPASTAAEPATAAAAGPVAALYALSVPDAAGTTQALSQWKGKNLIVNFWAPWCGPCVQEMPELSELQKESAGKNLQIIGIGIDTPGNIAEFAKKMEIAYPVYVSGMSGTDLSKQFGNSAGGLPYTVLIGADGQVKKTYLGRLKFEQLRADLATL, encoded by the coding sequence ATGAAAAAGAATAATTTAATCGCTTACGCTGCGATCGCCATCGTATTTGCCGGCATCGGTGCTTATATCAGCCATAAAAACCAGCCTGAAGCCGCTCCGGCATCCACCGCCGCCGAACCGGCCACCGCGGCAGCGGCCGGTCCGGTCGCCGCGCTGTATGCACTGTCCGTGCCGGATGCCGCCGGCACGACGCAAGCCTTGTCTCAATGGAAAGGCAAGAACCTGATCGTCAACTTCTGGGCGCCGTGGTGCGGACCTTGCGTCCAAGAAATGCCGGAATTATCAGAGCTGCAAAAGGAAAGCGCCGGTAAAAACCTGCAAATCATTGGCATCGGCATCGATACGCCTGGCAATATTGCTGAATTTGCCAAAAAAATGGAGATTGCTTATCCGGTGTATGTGTCCGGCATGAGCGGCACCGATTTATCCAAGCAGTTCGGCAATAGCGCTGGCGGCTTGCCTTACACCGTACTGATCGGCGCCGATGGACAAGTCAAAAAGACCTATCTGGGACGTTTGAAATTCGAGCAATTGCGCGCAGACCTGGCCACGCTCTAA
- the mpl gene encoding UDP-N-acetylmuramate:L-alanyl-gamma-D-glutamyl-meso-diaminopimelate ligase encodes MHIHILGICGTFMGGLAVLAKEAGHRVTGCDANVYPPMSTQLEAQGIELIQGFDPEQTRLAPDLYVIGNVVSRGNPLVEEILNRSLPYVSGPQWMGEHILSSKWVLAVAGTHGKTTTSAMLAWILEDAGYAPGFLIGGVPMNFGISARLSGKGADSDFFVIEADEYDTAFFDKRSKFVHYHAKTAVMNNLEYDHADIFPDLGAIETQFHHLVRTVPGIGRLIVNGDEASLERVLKRGCWSEKETFGSGDTNWRMQESADGNFDVLFNSKVEGRVEWTLTGRHNRSNALAAIAAARHVGVPIAQAAKSLSTFENVKRRMEVRGVVNDITVYDDFAHHPTAIATTVKGLRQKLGQGNGRILAVLEPRSNTMKLGAMKDALPGSLADADLVFGFGSQAALGWSLGDALAPLGKIASSFDQIDALVAAVVAAARPGDQIVVMSNGGFGGVHLKLLEALAR; translated from the coding sequence ATGCATATTCATATACTCGGCATTTGCGGCACCTTCATGGGCGGCCTCGCAGTATTGGCCAAGGAAGCCGGCCACCGCGTCACCGGCTGCGACGCCAACGTCTATCCGCCGATGAGCACCCAGCTGGAGGCCCAGGGCATCGAACTGATCCAGGGCTTCGATCCGGAACAAACCAGGCTGGCGCCGGATTTGTATGTGATTGGCAATGTCGTGTCGCGCGGTAATCCGCTGGTCGAGGAAATCCTCAACCGCAGCCTGCCTTATGTTTCTGGGCCGCAATGGATGGGCGAACATATATTAAGCAGCAAGTGGGTACTGGCCGTGGCCGGCACGCATGGCAAGACCACCACCTCGGCGATGCTGGCCTGGATACTGGAAGACGCCGGTTATGCGCCGGGCTTCCTGATCGGCGGCGTGCCGATGAACTTCGGTATTTCGGCGCGATTGTCCGGCAAAGGCGCCGATTCCGACTTCTTCGTCATTGAAGCGGATGAATACGACACGGCGTTTTTCGACAAGCGCAGCAAGTTCGTGCATTACCACGCCAAAACGGCGGTGATGAACAACCTCGAATACGACCATGCCGACATCTTTCCCGATCTGGGCGCCATCGAAACCCAATTCCACCACCTGGTGCGTACCGTGCCGGGCATCGGCCGGCTGATCGTCAACGGCGATGAAGCGTCGCTGGAGCGGGTTTTGAAACGCGGTTGCTGGAGCGAAAAGGAAACCTTCGGCAGCGGCGATACCAATTGGCGCATGCAAGAATCGGCGGACGGCAATTTCGATGTCTTATTTAATAGCAAGGTCGAAGGCCGCGTCGAATGGACGCTGACCGGCAGGCATAACCGCAGCAATGCGCTGGCGGCGATCGCCGCGGCGCGCCATGTCGGCGTGCCGATTGCGCAGGCCGCCAAGTCCTTGTCGACCTTTGAAAACGTCAAGCGCCGCATGGAAGTGCGCGGCGTGGTGAACGATATTACGGTCTACGACGATTTTGCCCACCATCCGACGGCCATCGCCACCACGGTCAAAGGTTTGCGCCAAAAGCTGGGCCAGGGCAACGGCCGTATCCTGGCGGTACTGGAGCCGCGTTCCAATACGATGAAGCTGGGGGCGATGAAAGACGCGTTGCCGGGCAGCCTGGCCGACGCCGACCTGGTCTTCGGTTTTGGCAGCCAGGCGGCGCTGGGCTGGAGCCTGGGCGACGCGCTGGCGCCGCTGGGCAAGATCGCCAGCAGTTTCGACCAGATCGATGCGCTGGTCGCGGCGGTCGTGGCGGCGGCCCGGCCGGGCGACCAGATCGTGGTGATGAGCAATGGCGGTTTCGGCGGCGTGCACCTGAAATTGCTGGAGGCGCTGGCCCGATGA
- a CDS encoding YqiA/YcfP family alpha/beta fold hydrolase produces MILYLHGFRSSPSSMKARLMAGRMHALGRGAEWVCPQLPASPKEAIALAQSLVHGVPAGELAIVGSSLGGYYATWLAEHIGCRAVLLNPAIVPLQDLDRHVGISTQFHSDQPFEFKREYIDELRALAVPRISQPQRYFLIAATGDEVLDYRDMVAHYAGASQHVIDGSDHGIAEFADYLDPVLAFCGIESSV; encoded by the coding sequence ATGATTTTGTACCTGCACGGATTCCGTTCATCGCCGTCATCGATGAAGGCGCGCCTGATGGCCGGGCGCATGCATGCGCTGGGACGTGGCGCCGAATGGGTGTGCCCGCAATTGCCGGCCTCGCCGAAAGAGGCGATCGCGCTGGCCCAGTCGCTGGTGCACGGCGTGCCGGCTGGCGAGCTGGCCATCGTCGGTTCGTCGCTGGGCGGGTATTACGCGACCTGGCTGGCCGAGCACATCGGTTGCCGGGCGGTCTTGCTGAATCCGGCCATCGTGCCGTTGCAGGATCTCGACCGGCATGTCGGTATCAGCACGCAATTTCACTCCGACCAGCCGTTTGAATTCAAGCGCGAATACATCGATGAGCTGCGCGCCTTGGCCGTGCCCCGCATCAGCCAGCCGCAGCGTTATTTCCTGATCGCCGCCACCGGCGATGAAGTGCTCGATTACCGCGACATGGTGGCCCACTACGCCGGCGCATCCCAGCATGTGATCGACGGCAGCGACCATGGCATTGCGGAATTCGCCGATTATCTGGACCCAGTGCTGGCCTTTTGCGGCATCGAAAGCAGCGTGTGA
- a CDS encoding chorismate--pyruvate lyase family protein — MRPGSLRQVAWHSHINAVNAPSALRDWLSSPGSLTAKLKAHSHAFRVQCLHQQTARCLGDEARIIGLPRPGRVWQREVLLRCDNKPVVFAHTVVPMQATATDWPLFSALGERSLGTTLFGDRMVRRGTLAYARLRGGHPLAQRALAALGRLVGQERMLYARRCLYQRHQGLLLVTEVFLPEVLTLTPVPPGLILPANEI; from the coding sequence GTGAGGCCCGGGTCCCTGAGGCAGGTCGCCTGGCACAGTCACATCAACGCCGTCAACGCGCCGTCCGCGCTGCGCGATTGGCTGAGCAGCCCCGGTTCGCTGACCGCCAAGCTGAAGGCGCACAGCCACGCATTCCGGGTGCAATGCCTGCACCAGCAAACCGCGCGCTGTCTCGGCGATGAAGCGCGCATCATCGGCTTGCCCCGCCCGGGCCGGGTGTGGCAGCGCGAAGTGCTGCTCAGGTGTGATAATAAGCCCGTGGTATTCGCCCATACCGTGGTGCCGATGCAGGCCACCGCCACCGACTGGCCGCTGTTTTCGGCATTGGGCGAACGTTCGCTGGGCACTACCCTGTTCGGCGACCGCATGGTGCGGCGCGGTACACTGGCATATGCGCGCCTGCGCGGCGGCCATCCGCTGGCGCAAAGAGCGCTGGCCGCGCTGGGCCGGCTAGTTGGCCAGGAAAGAATGTTATATGCGCGGCGCTGTTTATATCAGCGTCACCAAGGATTGCTGCTGGTAACGGAAGTCTTCTTGCCTGAGGTACTGACACTGACGCCGGTACCGCCAGGCTTGATCTTGCCTGCAAACGAAATTTAA